Proteins from one Panicum virgatum strain AP13 chromosome 7K, P.virgatum_v5, whole genome shotgun sequence genomic window:
- the LOC120640183 gene encoding uncharacterized protein LOC120640183 — protein sequence MRKEIIIRMQPDSDKGRNKALKVAASVSGVESVTVTGSGKDLLLVIGDAIDAGKLARKLKEEVGEAEILELRTLPGRAHDALSRGASSKDTVVTLSPYQRHPTLGQSVPGGGRIEWPVVAAARRWPGEHDRQAVSYYHRTPSPGYYQHYAPSPMAAQGGYGYGYAGGSSLYAREVARSHPYY from the exons ATGAGG AAGGAGATAATCATCCGAATGCAGCCGGATTCCGACAAGGGCCGCAACAAGGCTCTGAAAGTGGCAGCTTCAGTCAGCG GGGTCGAGTCGGTGACGGTGACCGGCAGCGGCAAGGACCTGCTGCTGGTGATCGGCGATGCCATAGACGCGGGCAAGCTGGCgaggaagctcaaggaggagGTCGGAGAGGCCGAGATCTTGGAGCTGCGGACTCTGCCGGGCCGTGCCCACGACGCGCTGTCACGGGGCGCGTCGTCCAAGGACACCGTCGTCACCCTGTCCCCGTACCAGCGGCACCCCACTCTCGGCCAGAGCGTGCCCGGAGGCGGCCGGATCGAGTGGccggtcgtcgccgccgcccggcggtGGCCCGGCGAGCACGACAGGCAGGCAGTCAGCTACTACCACCGCACCCCCAGCCCGGGATACTACCAGCACTATGCGCCGTCGCCGATGGCGGCGCAAGGCGGCTACGGCTACGGCTACGCGGGGGGCAGCAGCTTGTATGCGCGCGAGGTGGCGCGCAGCCACCCG tactattag
- the LOC120641197 gene encoding disease resistance protein RGA5-like, whose amino-acid sequence MRKEMIIRLQMNSEKGHCKAIKVAAAISGVESVTIAGEDKNLLLVIGVGIDSNRITEKLRRKVGHAEVVELRTVDAADELGGGLVAAAYRYHPSPSPYKHAPAPRDHYYAAGGGGGRDHYYNGGSAAAYAPPRVDYYYGGGGGGYPAQYQQPHDDYYFYHPAAANTRTVVHHEYASDPNGCSVM is encoded by the exons ATGAGG AAGGAGATGATCATCAGGCTGCAGATGAACTCCGAGAAGGGCCACTGCAAAGCTATCAAGGTGGCTGCTGCAATCTCAG GGGTGGAGTCCGTGACGATCGCCGGCGAGGACAAGAACCTGCTGCTGGTGATCGGCGTCGGGATCGACTCCAACCGCATCACCGAGAAGCTGCGCCGCAAGGTGGGCCACGCCGAGGTGGTCGAGCTGCGCACCGTCGACGCCGCggacgagctcggcggcggcctcgtcgccgccgcgtaCCGCTACCACCCGAGCCCGAGCCCCTACAAgcacgcgcccgcgccgcgcgaccACTACtacgctgccggcggcggcggcggcagggaccACTACTACaacggcgggtcggcggcggcgtacgcgccgccgcgggtcgACTActactacggcggcggcggcggagggtacCCGGCGCAATACCAGCAGCCGCACGACGACTACTACTTCTACCACCCGGCCGCCGCGAACACGCGCACGGTGGTGCACCACGAGTACGCCAGCGACCCCAACGGATGCTCCGTCATGTGA